From a single Anaerolineaceae bacterium oral taxon 439 genomic region:
- a CDS encoding holo-[acyl-carrier-protein] synthase — translation MAIRTGIDLIEIRRLETLNPSIRERFFARVYTEREREICAGRMERYAARFAAKEAVSKALGTGIGEIGWKEIEIDAAENGAPVLILSGEAAAKAAALGLSDWSVSLTHTKLYAAAVVAAAGVEKG, via the coding sequence ATGGCCATTCGGACCGGTATCGACCTGATCGAAATTCGGCGGCTGGAAACGCTGAACCCGTCGATTCGCGAGCGCTTTTTCGCGCGGGTTTATACCGAACGGGAGCGGGAAATCTGCGCCGGGCGAATGGAACGGTACGCGGCGCGTTTCGCCGCGAAGGAAGCGGTTTCGAAAGCGCTGGGGACGGGAATCGGCGAGATTGGCTGGAAGGAGATTGAAATCGATGCCGCGGAGAATGGGGCGCCGGTCCTGATCCTCTCCGGAGAAGCGGCGGCGAAGGCGGCGGCGCTGGGCCTGAGCGACTGGTCGGTCAGCCTGACGCATACGAAGCTGTACGCGGCTGCGGTTGTCGCGGCGGCCGGCGTGGAAAAGGGATAA